The Sylvia atricapilla isolate bSylAtr1 chromosome 10, bSylAtr1.pri, whole genome shotgun sequence genome contains a region encoding:
- the LOC136365577 gene encoding aquaporin-12B-like, whose product MLMEIGPWGGGFGLDVVLTLLFLLSAVHGASFDGASANPTVSLQEFLLLESSLALTVAKLLAQGVGAGTGWALTRLYWSWELTQLHFFQNLIAPECSSSIHTSLPQAAFVEGSCSFLFHLVLLRMRQSHPLYRVPALAATVTFLTYTAGPFTGAFFNPALATATTFQCLGSSFWDYIQVYWLGPLAGMLAALLLFQGNIPRLFQKNLLYSQKSKYKVPKAKVTAQVEGDKPQRTRKEGKSNSEPRA is encoded by the exons ATGCTGATGGAGATTGGGCCCTGGGGTGGTGGCTTTGGCCTGGACGTGGTCCTGaccctgctcttcctcctctctgctgtccaTGGCGCCTCTTTTGACGGAGCATCTGCCAACCCGACCGTGTCTCTCCAGGAGTTCCTGCTCCTGGAGTCCAGCCTGGCACTGACTGTGGCCAAGCTGCTGGCCCAGGGTGTGggtgcagggacaggctgggctcTCACCCGTCTCTACTGGTCCTGGGAGCTGACACAGCTCCACTTCTTCCAGAACTTGATTGCACCCGAGTGCAGCTCCTCCATCcacacctccctgccccaggctgcctTTGTGGAaggctcctgctccttcctcttccaccTTGTCCTCCTCAGGATGCGACAGAGTCACCCCCTGTACCGGGTCCCTGCGCTGGCAGCGACTGTCACCTTCCTGACCTACACAG CTGGACCGTTCACAGGGGCCTTCTTCAACCCTGCCCTGGCCACAGCCACCACCTTCCAGTGCTTGGGGAGCAGCTTCTGGGACTACATCCAAGTTTACTGGCTGGGGCCCCTCGCAG GGATGCTCGCTGCCCTCCTGCTGTTCCAGGGCAACATCCCACGCCTCTTCCAGAAAAACCTCCTCTACAGCCAGAAGAGCAAATACAAGGTGCCCAAGGCAAAGGTGACAGCACAGGTGGAGGGTGACAAGCCACAGAGGACgaggaaagaggggaagagCAACTCGGAGCCCCGTGCCTGA
- the LOC136365753 gene encoding galactose-3-O-sulfotransferase 2-like: MVHGLGSALPSPDLLWEDDSPQGQRETEPAPASTKDVFRMHLYFRQEFPLENRQEEHWMQQPEHSSEKVTAHLSAPQLKPQLPGLEKAARESPSPSLPGTDAAVLAEAVTSKFIIFANRLSTQEQRGIIPAPNPQSPPGIVQVEAEDSYKTHLEAGFFPSWTEAFEVKELTAVEGQQARGATPQGKTCKPKTDIVFLKVHKSASSTVMNILFRFGETHNLTFAFPQGGGFQLYYPHHFLARFVQGFSPQSPRRFNILCHHMRFLQPEVQKVVPSSAVYFSILRNPVQLMESSFVYYKGASAFSRVRSLEEFLSQPYRYYNPASGDRHYARNLITFDFGFNPDGDASPERVQLMLNAIEASFDFVLISEYFDESMVLLKELLCWDLDSVVSFPLNTRDSSTKSTLPDWAVEKLKAWNRLDWEIYTHFNRTFWQRIERAVGRERMRRELRALRARRAELARTCLQGAGSVRPKDIKDSSLRPLQHGGARILGYNLKQGLEQELERTCRRLVTPELQYSSLLYKKQFPPPPAETPEPAASRQERAPRHRLETARN, translated from the exons ATGGTCCacgggctgggctctgccctccccagccccgaCCTGCTGTGGGAGGATGATTCCCCTCAAGGACAGAGGGAAACTGAGCCAGCCCCTGCCTCAACTAAGGACGTTTTCAGAATGCATCTGTACTTCAGACAGGAGTTCCCTCTGGAAAACCGCCAAGAGGAGCACTGGAtgcagcagcctgagcacagcagcGAGAAGGTGACAGCCCATCTGTCAGCCCCCCAGCTGAAACCCCAGCTTCCTGGCCTGGAAAAAGCAGCCAGAGAAAGTCCTTCTCCAAGCCTTCCTGGGACGGATGCTGCAGTTCTGGCAGAAGCTGTCACCAGCAAGTTCATCATCTTTGCAAACAGGCTGAgcacacaggagcagaggggaattATACCTGCACCAAATCCCCAGTCCCCACCTGGAATAGTGCAGGTGGAG gcagaggattCTTACAAAACACATCTGGAGGCAGGATTTTTCCCAAGCTGGACAGAAGCCTTTGAGGTCAAGGAGTTAACAGCTGTAGAAGGTCAGCAGGCCAGAGGGGCCACCCCTCAAGGGAAGACGTGCAAGCCCAAGACTGACATTGTTTTCCTGAAAGTCCACAAGAGCGCCAGCAGCACGGTCATGAACATCCTGTTCCGCTTCGGGGAGACGCACAACCTCACCTTCGCCTTCCCCCAGGGCGGGGGTTTCCAGCTCTACTACCCACACCACTTCCTGGCCAGGTTCGTGCAGGGCTTCTCCCCGCAGAGCCCCCGACGCTTCAACATCCTCTGCCACCACATGCGATTCCTGCAGCCGGAG GTGCAGAAGGTAGTGCCCAGCTCCGCTGTGTACTTCTCCATCCTGAGGAACCCCGTGCAGCTGATGGAATCCTCCTTCGTGTACTACAAGGGAGCGTCGGCCTTCTCGCGGGTCCGCAGCCTGGAGGAGTTCCTCAGCCAGCCCTACCGCTACTATAACCCCGCCAGCGGCGACCGCCACTACGCCAGGAACCTCATCACCTTCGATTTCGGCTTCAACCCCGACGGAGACGCGTCCCCCGAGCGGGTGCAGCTCATGCTGAACGCCATCGAGGCCTCCTTCGACTTCGTGCTCATCTCCGAGTACTTCGACGAGTCCATGgtgctgctgaaggagctgctgtgctgggacctGGACAGCGTCGTCTCCTTCCCGCTCAAcaccagggacagcagcaccaaGTCCACCCTGCCGGACTGGGCCGTGGAGAAGCTCAAGGCCTGGAACAGGCTGGACTGGGAAATCTACACGCACTTTAACAGGACCTTCTGGCAGAGGATCGAGCGGGCCGTGGGCCGGGAGCGCATGCGGCGGGAgctgcgggcgctgcgggcgcggcgggcggagcTGGCGCGGACCTGTCTGCAGGGCGCGGGCAGCGTGCGCCCCAAGGACATCAAGGACTCCTCGCTGCGGCCGCTGCAGCACGGCGGCGCCAGGATCCTGGGCTATAACCTCaagcagggcttggagcaggagctggagcggACCTGCCGGCGGCTGGTGACGCCGGAGCTGCAGTACAGCAGCCTCCTCTACAAGAAGCAATtccccccgccgcccgccgagACTCCCGAGCCCGCTGCCTCCCGGCAGGAGCGAGCCCCGAGGCACCGGCTGGAGACCGCCCGAAACTGA